The following are encoded in a window of Streptomyces sp. 11x1 genomic DNA:
- a CDS encoding AAA family ATPase, protein MCPPEPLLERREAMELLTAEATRARNGSGRLVLLRGATGTGRTALLESAAEQAAANDMRVLRARCSPEHTSVPFGTVFQLLSHGPEFDQVAGEAPDPPGTPPHRGRPARLWRLLRSYAAESPLLVAVDDVHFADPASRRWLVEAVRRIDRLPVLLVATERGQYDIDPPADGLAHALSPALVHTHTLAPLSPDAAARLVRTVHAGAPPERVDACLRAGAGNPLLLRALLSDLRDTDPGAFEVALPDTCAALYPGNYAAAVSWWLDSAGPATVEVARALAALDDTHARVPGDARTSARGDENAPSPVGEGTPVPIDADLLARTAGVDPARVPGWLTAMTGLGLLSPDTEGRPRYAHPLLRDAVLGGWAGADRQAAHRRAAEAMLHRGDSAAAVAGQLLRCGPVGETWAAVALLDAADLAVRDDRSDDALALLRRALDEPMPPARRTVVLTELGSLEYATVRPGAGIPRLVEAMRQPGPPRERVQAAVALGTALARRGEARAAVDVLRGLHDEHLTDHPDLIRTVQTASALLSDHDQGVRREVYRRLRETAEASPHLVGTPGQALLVRYEATAGLTSAAAAMDRVRALLAQPVDPTDEVFLLGTAAAVAQWADQLDEAERLVRRGLDGRRTSLLHPMHLALRNVRVDITAARGAHGEVLADPEVRRAVAGRSESANALAHAVIALVESDRTDEAARLADVFDLQNAHDTWELNRFLYARGLLRAATGDPAAALDDFLECGRRQAARDVASPVVTPWRTAAAECHLALGRPHEALALAEEELSLATVWNTPRVVGRALTTLATATRGHRGLHLADRAVHLLRHGTEGPGEPGATAAPPETAAAHHGPALWGADASGGGPLRWGAATSGGGPSTGEAASGGATSWSATAASGGPSLWSASAAGGAPARVTAMRGWALGAGPVRAVGGRPTDGTSAFSSITGWATSETPGGGRPAEEAPGGGSTTDPSGVGRAVTAGGRWTAARADAARTPDPRTTKPVAPHVERPPSPTTAEAVPPVGDRRGAAYGHGAVSPDGNGSAPWAGGRATADGGGSVAADGRRGMTPDSFAPVDAELIPALVAQGRGLVAVGERARARDAFREAAERAERLGAHRMRALAESALREGGARRTATPLTGPSALTAGERRIAELAAQNRTNTEIGQLLHLARRTVETHLTSTYRKLGIRRRSELGAALAGTGEAPDPPRRIRPVTPPEARDAPLSKSAGSPRPIP, encoded by the coding sequence ATGTGCCCGCCGGAACCGCTTCTCGAACGCCGTGAGGCCATGGAGCTGCTGACCGCGGAGGCAACCCGTGCCCGAAACGGCTCGGGTCGCCTGGTGCTGCTCCGGGGTGCCACCGGCACCGGCCGCACCGCGCTCCTGGAGTCCGCGGCCGAGCAGGCGGCGGCGAACGACATGCGGGTCCTGCGGGCCCGCTGCTCGCCCGAGCACACCTCCGTGCCGTTCGGCACCGTCTTCCAACTTCTCTCCCACGGCCCGGAGTTCGACCAGGTCGCGGGCGAGGCGCCGGACCCGCCGGGCACCCCGCCGCACCGGGGCAGGCCCGCCCGGCTGTGGCGCCTGCTGCGGTCCTACGCGGCCGAGTCCCCCCTCCTCGTCGCCGTGGACGACGTCCACTTCGCCGACCCCGCCTCCCGCCGCTGGCTCGTCGAGGCCGTCCGCCGCATCGACCGGCTGCCGGTCCTCCTGGTGGCCACCGAGCGCGGCCAGTACGACATCGACCCCCCGGCGGACGGTCTCGCGCACGCCCTCTCGCCCGCCCTCGTGCACACCCACACCCTTGCCCCGCTGAGCCCCGACGCCGCCGCGCGACTGGTCCGCACCGTCCACGCCGGTGCCCCGCCGGAGCGGGTCGACGCGTGCTTACGCGCGGGCGCGGGCAACCCGCTGTTGCTGCGTGCCCTGCTGTCCGACCTCCGCGACACCGACCCCGGGGCCTTCGAGGTTGCCCTTCCGGACACCTGCGCGGCGCTCTACCCGGGCAACTACGCCGCCGCGGTGTCCTGGTGGCTGGACAGCGCCGGGCCCGCGACCGTCGAGGTCGCCCGCGCACTCGCCGCGCTGGACGACACGCACGCCCGCGTACCGGGTGACGCTCGCACCTCCGCACGGGGTGACGAGAACGCCCCCTCGCCCGTCGGCGAGGGCACCCCCGTGCCGATCGACGCCGACCTGCTCGCACGCACGGCCGGCGTCGACCCCGCCCGCGTACCCGGCTGGCTCACCGCCATGACCGGCCTCGGCCTGCTGAGCCCCGACACCGAGGGCCGGCCGCGCTACGCCCACCCGCTGCTGCGGGACGCCGTGCTCGGCGGCTGGGCCGGCGCCGACCGGCAGGCCGCCCACCGCCGGGCCGCCGAGGCGATGCTGCACCGCGGTGACAGCGCCGCGGCCGTCGCCGGCCAACTGCTGCGCTGCGGCCCCGTGGGCGAAACCTGGGCGGCTGTCGCCCTGCTCGACGCCGCCGACCTCGCCGTCCGCGACGACCGCAGCGACGACGCCCTCGCCCTCCTGCGCCGCGCCCTCGACGAACCGATGCCGCCCGCCCGCCGCACCGTGGTCCTCACCGAACTGGGCTCCCTGGAGTACGCCACCGTACGGCCCGGCGCGGGCATCCCCCGGCTCGTCGAGGCGATGCGCCAGCCGGGCCCGCCCCGCGAGCGCGTCCAGGCGGCCGTCGCGCTCGGCACCGCCCTGGCCCGGCGCGGCGAGGCCCGCGCCGCCGTCGACGTGCTGCGCGGGCTGCACGACGAGCACCTGACGGACCATCCGGACCTGATCCGCACGGTCCAGACCGCCTCGGCGCTGCTCTCCGACCACGACCAGGGCGTACGGCGGGAGGTCTACCGTCGGCTGCGCGAGACCGCCGAGGCCTCCCCCCACCTGGTCGGCACCCCGGGGCAGGCGCTCCTGGTGCGCTACGAGGCCACCGCCGGCCTGACCTCGGCGGCCGCCGCGATGGACCGCGTCCGGGCCCTGCTCGCCCAGCCGGTCGACCCCACGGACGAGGTCTTCCTGCTGGGCACGGCCGCCGCGGTCGCCCAGTGGGCCGACCAGCTCGACGAGGCCGAACGGCTGGTCCGGCGCGGCCTGGACGGCCGGCGGACCTCCCTGCTGCACCCCATGCACCTGGCCCTGCGCAACGTCCGCGTCGACATCACCGCCGCGCGCGGCGCCCACGGGGAGGTCCTCGCGGACCCCGAGGTCAGGCGCGCGGTCGCGGGCCGCTCGGAGTCCGCCAACGCGCTGGCCCACGCGGTCATCGCCCTCGTGGAGAGCGACCGGACGGACGAGGCCGCGCGCCTGGCCGACGTCTTCGACCTCCAGAACGCCCACGACACCTGGGAGTTGAACCGCTTCCTCTACGCCCGTGGACTCCTCCGCGCCGCCACCGGCGACCCGGCGGCCGCCCTGGACGACTTCCTGGAGTGCGGTCGCCGCCAGGCGGCACGGGACGTGGCGAGCCCGGTCGTCACCCCCTGGCGCACCGCCGCCGCCGAGTGCCACCTCGCCCTCGGCCGCCCCCACGAGGCCCTGGCCCTGGCCGAAGAAGAACTCTCCCTGGCCACCGTCTGGAACACGCCCCGAGTGGTCGGCCGCGCCCTCACCACGCTCGCCACGGCCACCCGGGGCCACCGTGGCCTCCACCTGGCCGACCGGGCGGTGCACCTCCTCCGCCACGGCACGGAGGGCCCCGGGGAACCCGGGGCCACGGCCGCGCCGCCGGAGACCGCCGCCGCCCACCACGGGCCGGCGCTGTGGGGCGCCGACGCGTCGGGTGGCGGCCCGCTGCGGTGGGGTGCGGCGACTTCGGGCGGAGGGCCGTCGACGGGGGAGGCGGCGAGCGGCGGCGCGACCTCGTGGAGCGCCACGGCGGCGAGCGGTGGCCCTTCCCTGTGGAGTGCCTCGGCGGCGGGCGGCGCGCCCGCGAGGGTGACGGCGATGCGCGGCTGGGCACTGGGCGCGGGCCCGGTGCGAGCAGTGGGCGGCCGGCCGACGGACGGGACGTCCGCGTTCTCGTCGATCACCGGCTGGGCTACGTCCGAGACACCGGGCGGCGGCCGACCGGCAGAGGAGGCGCCGGGTGGCGGATCGACGACGGACCCATCCGGCGTCGGACGGGCCGTCACCGCGGGCGGGCGGTGGACCGCGGCGCGGGCGGACGCGGCACGCACCCCTGACCCGCGAACGACCAAGCCCGTCGCCCCGCACGTGGAACGGCCCCCCTCGCCGACCACGGCCGAGGCGGTGCCGCCGGTCGGAGACCGGCGCGGTGCGGCGTACGGTCACGGGGCGGTGTCGCCGGACGGAAACGGTTCCGCGCCGTGGGCCGGTGGCCGGGCCACGGCGGACGGCGGTGGATCGGTGGCCGCGGACGGTCGGCGGGGGATGACGCCCGATTCGTTCGCGCCCGTCGACGCGGAGTTGATACCGGCGCTCGTGGCGCAGGGGCGAGGGCTCGTCGCCGTCGGGGAGCGGGCGCGGGCCCGGGACGCGTTCCGGGAGGCGGCCGAACGCGCCGAGCGCCTCGGCGCCCACCGCATGCGCGCCCTCGCGGAGTCGGCGCTGCGCGAGGGCGGTGCCCGCCGCACGGCGACCCCGCTCACCGGCCCCTCCGCCCTGACCGCCGGCGAGCGCCGTATCGCCGAACTCGCCGCCCAGAACCGCACGAACACCGAGATAGGGCAGCTCCTCCACCTGGCCCGCCGCACCGTCGAGACCCATCTGACCAGCACCTACCGCAAGCTGGGCATCCGCCGCAGATCGGAACTCGGCGCGGCCCTCGCCGGCACCGGGGAGGCCCCTGATCCGCCTCGGCGCATCCGCCCCGTCACGCCGCCAGAAGCCCGCGACGCACCCCTATCGAAGTCGGCCGGAAGTCCGCGCCCGATTCCGTGA
- a CDS encoding IS701 family transposase, which produces MGGELAAVRCDLEDFAAEMFEPFARADQRRWGTVYLRGLLLDGRRKSVEPMAARLGEDGNRQALANFITTSPWDAAHVRARLAWRMQQVVKPTALIVDDTGFLKDGDASACVARQYTGTAGKVTNCQAGVSLHLASDDASAAVDWRLFLPESWDPASSKADPGKVARRTTCGIPTDVGHVEKWQLALDMIDETRSWGIDVPIVVADGGYGDTAAFRLGLEERGLGYAVGISTTTTAHPETARPHTPPYGGRGPRPQPVYPEAARTVKKLVIEAGKQTARPVQWREGSRPGSGRSGVKRMYSRFVALRVRPAGREIRKACDGPELPVCWLLAEWPADQPEPVQFWLSNLPADTALATLVRTAKLRWRIEHDYREMKQTLGLAHFEGRTWRGWHHHVTLVSVAHAFCTLQRITRSPKETAPA; this is translated from the coding sequence ATGGGTGGGGAGCTTGCCGCGGTCCGGTGTGATCTGGAGGACTTCGCGGCAGAGATGTTCGAGCCGTTCGCGCGGGCGGATCAACGCCGGTGGGGAACGGTCTATCTGCGGGGCCTGCTGCTGGACGGGCGGCGCAAGTCGGTGGAACCGATGGCCGCCCGCCTGGGCGAGGACGGCAACCGGCAGGCCCTGGCGAACTTCATCACCACCAGCCCGTGGGACGCGGCGCATGTCCGCGCCCGCCTGGCCTGGCGGATGCAGCAGGTGGTCAAGCCGACCGCGCTGATCGTGGATGACACAGGCTTCCTCAAGGACGGGGACGCCTCGGCGTGTGTGGCCCGGCAGTACACCGGCACCGCGGGCAAGGTCACCAACTGTCAGGCCGGGGTGTCCCTGCACCTGGCCTCCGACGACGCGTCGGCTGCTGTCGACTGGCGTCTGTTCCTGCCCGAGAGCTGGGATCCCGCCTCGTCCAAGGCCGATCCGGGCAAGGTGGCCCGCCGCACCACGTGCGGCATCCCCACCGACGTCGGACACGTCGAGAAGTGGCAGCTGGCCCTGGACATGATCGACGAGACCAGGTCGTGGGGCATCGACGTCCCGATCGTCGTCGCCGACGGCGGTTACGGCGATACCGCAGCCTTCCGGCTGGGCCTGGAAGAACGCGGGCTCGGCTACGCGGTCGGCATCTCCACCACGACCACCGCCCACCCGGAAACGGCACGGCCGCATACCCCGCCCTACGGCGGTCGCGGCCCTCGGCCCCAGCCGGTTTATCCCGAGGCGGCCAGGACGGTGAAGAAGCTGGTCATCGAGGCCGGCAAGCAGACAGCCCGGCCGGTGCAGTGGCGGGAAGGCTCCCGCCCGGGCAGCGGCCGCAGCGGCGTCAAGCGCATGTACTCCCGCTTCGTGGCCCTGCGCGTGCGGCCCGCCGGACGCGAGATCCGCAAAGCCTGCGACGGCCCGGAACTGCCCGTCTGCTGGCTGCTGGCCGAATGGCCCGCCGACCAGCCCGAACCCGTCCAGTTCTGGCTGTCCAACCTTCCCGCCGACACGGCGCTGGCCACCCTCGTGCGCACCGCGAAACTACGCTGGCGCATCGAGCACGACTACCGCGAGATGAAGCAGACCCTGGGCCTGGCCCACTTCGAAGGCCGCACCTGGCGAGGCTGGCACCACCACGTCACCCTCGTCTCCGTCGCACACGCCTTTTGCACCCTTCAGCGCATCACCCGGTCCCCAAAAGAGACGGCGCCGGCCTGA
- a CDS encoding DoxX family protein, whose translation MSSPPRLNDWLTERQPLVLGLFRIVLGLLFTSEGAATVFGILDRKASPVGDWPFWYAGVIELTCGVLILLGVATRGAAFLSSGIMAFAYFTEHQKDGLFPLQNGGLAPVLFCWGFLLLVFAGPGALSLSGLTGREARTSPVRGTT comes from the coding sequence ATGAGCAGCCCGCCCCGCCTGAACGACTGGCTGACGGAACGTCAGCCCCTCGTCCTTGGCCTGTTCCGCATCGTCCTGGGCCTGCTGTTCACCAGCGAGGGCGCGGCCACGGTCTTCGGCATCCTGGACCGCAAGGCGAGCCCGGTCGGCGACTGGCCCTTCTGGTACGCGGGAGTCATCGAGCTGACCTGCGGCGTCCTGATCCTCCTCGGCGTGGCGACGCGTGGCGCCGCGTTCCTCAGCTCGGGCATCATGGCCTTCGCCTACTTCACGGAACACCAGAAGGACGGTCTCTTCCCCCTCCAGAACGGCGGCCTCGCCCCTGTCCTCTTCTGCTGGGGCTTCCTCCTGCTGGTCTTCGCCGGCCCGGGCGCCCTGTCCCTCTCGGGCCTCACCGGCCGCGAGGCCCGCACCAGCCCCGTACGTGGAACCACGTAA
- a CDS encoding IS1634 family transposase — MKTTKRENKSGTVRYLHLAHNEWDPVKGRAVPKVLFTFGREDDLDRDAVRRLVASLSRLLEPGEALASTAAGDLEFVSSVPFGGTYVLDHLWRRLRIDRIVGQVGQPKRGRRRDMSMTERVLFSLVANRALAPSSKLAAADWVTHDVHVEGLPAIDDDACYRAMDWLHEVTDDLEKRVFDEVANLLNLEVDLLFFDATSTYFELEEADGPVARDDKGRLLRDGRPPAEEDGESADQAGFRAFGKSKDSRDDLPQIVIGMAVTRDGIPVRVWSWPGNTGDSKLIRQVKDDMRDWTLSKIVWVTDRGFSSERNRRYLRQGDNAYIVGEKLRSGSPEVKAALSRQGRYGEIAQNMQRLVVLGQVGIGSGMLR, encoded by the coding sequence GTGAAGACGACGAAGCGGGAGAACAAGTCCGGCACGGTCCGGTACCTGCACCTGGCCCACAACGAGTGGGATCCGGTAAAGGGCCGGGCGGTCCCGAAGGTGCTGTTCACGTTCGGCCGTGAGGACGACCTCGACCGGGACGCGGTGAGGCGCCTGGTCGCGTCTCTATCGAGGCTGCTGGAGCCGGGTGAGGCACTGGCGTCGACGGCGGCGGGTGACCTGGAGTTCGTCTCGTCGGTCCCGTTCGGCGGCACCTATGTCCTCGATCATCTCTGGCGGCGGCTGAGGATCGACAGGATCGTCGGGCAGGTCGGGCAGCCCAAACGGGGCCGGCGCCGGGACATGTCGATGACCGAGCGGGTGCTGTTCTCCCTGGTTGCGAACCGGGCCCTGGCTCCGTCGTCCAAGCTGGCCGCCGCGGACTGGGTCACGCACGACGTGCATGTCGAGGGCCTGCCGGCCATCGACGACGACGCCTGCTACCGGGCGATGGACTGGCTCCACGAGGTGACCGACGACCTGGAGAAGCGGGTGTTCGACGAGGTCGCGAACCTCCTCAACCTCGAGGTCGACCTGCTGTTCTTCGACGCCACCAGCACCTACTTCGAACTGGAGGAAGCCGACGGACCCGTCGCCCGCGACGACAAGGGCCGCCTCCTGAGGGACGGCCGCCCACCCGCTGAAGAGGACGGCGAGAGCGCGGATCAGGCCGGATTCCGTGCCTTCGGCAAGTCGAAGGACTCCCGCGACGACCTGCCGCAGATCGTGATCGGGATGGCCGTCACGAGGGACGGGATCCCGGTCCGCGTCTGGTCCTGGCCCGGCAACACCGGTGACAGCAAGCTGATCCGGCAGGTCAAGGACGACATGCGGGACTGGACCCTCAGCAAGATCGTGTGGGTCACCGACCGGGGATTCTCCAGCGAACGCAACCGCCGCTACCTCCGCCAGGGCGACAACGCCTACATCGTCGGCGAGAAACTCCGCTCAGGCAGCCCGGAGGTGAAGGCCGCCCTGTCCCGCCAGGGCCGCTATGGCGAGATCGCCCAGAACATGCAGCGCCTAGTAGTGCTTGGTCAGGTCGGTATCGGTTCTGGCATGTTGCGGTGA